Proteins encoded together in one Nostoc sp. PCC 7524 window:
- a CDS encoding alkaline phosphatase PhoX: MAFSRRKFFTLAGATAAGTLAASPLEGLLARAAFGQVTRTTTGYGPLIPDPNPTKFLDLPEGFQYRVISLVGNIMADGNPAPGNYDGMAAFPGPRGTTILVCNHELTNTSSTQIIVPNRYDPVSRGGTTTMVVGRNRELIKQFASLGGTIRNCAGGPTPWGSWITCEENTSVPDGSDGSTQFHGYNFEVPANANGPVDPVPLKDMGRFNHEAVAVDPVTGIVYQTEDRGNGCFYRFIPNVPGKLAEGGSLQALRIGTISVNTGGSDLTVGQKWSVDWVDIENPDPATDTVREEGRNAGAATFARGEGIWYDGRGDFYFCCTSGGPGGLGQVFRYTPATETLELFVQSPSADALRAPDNIVVAPFGDLILCEDKGISGSSTERQRLIGVTPQGELYEFARNAFGNGRSEFAGACFSPDGQTMFVNIYSGVTLAIWGPWNAKRA; the protein is encoded by the coding sequence ATGGCATTCTCAAGACGTAAATTCTTTACATTAGCAGGTGCAACTGCCGCCGGTACTTTAGCAGCTTCTCCCTTAGAAGGTCTTCTTGCTAGAGCAGCTTTTGGTCAAGTAACACGTACTACTACAGGATACGGGCCACTAATACCAGATCCTAATCCTACTAAGTTTTTAGACTTACCAGAGGGATTTCAGTATCGAGTGATATCTCTCGTGGGTAATATCATGGCTGATGGCAATCCAGCGCCTGGTAATTACGATGGTATGGCGGCCTTCCCAGGACCTAGAGGTACAACTATCCTGGTTTGTAACCACGAACTGACCAACACTTCTAGTACACAAATTATAGTTCCGAATCGTTACGATCCCGTTAGCAGAGGTGGTACTACAACTATGGTTGTGGGACGCAATCGTGAGCTAATCAAACAGTTCGCCTCTCTCGGTGGTACCATCCGTAACTGTGCAGGTGGTCCAACTCCTTGGGGTTCATGGATTACTTGTGAAGAGAATACAAGCGTACCGGATGGTTCTGATGGTTCTACACAATTCCACGGTTATAATTTTGAGGTTCCAGCTAATGCTAACGGACCTGTAGATCCAGTACCTCTCAAGGATATGGGACGGTTTAACCACGAAGCTGTAGCTGTAGACCCTGTAACTGGCATTGTTTACCAAACTGAAGATCGTGGAAATGGCTGCTTCTACCGCTTTATTCCCAATGTACCTGGCAAGTTAGCAGAAGGTGGTAGCCTCCAAGCTCTGAGAATAGGTACCATTAGTGTGAATACTGGTGGTAGTGATTTAACAGTAGGACAAAAATGGAGTGTAGATTGGGTAGACATTGAGAATCCCGATCCAGCTACAGATACTGTCCGGGAAGAGGGACGTAATGCAGGTGCAGCCACATTTGCCCGTGGGGAAGGTATTTGGTACGATGGCAGAGGTGACTTTTACTTCTGTTGTACGAGTGGTGGTCCTGGCGGGCTTGGTCAAGTCTTCCGTTACACTCCTGCTACTGAGACACTTGAGTTGTTTGTACAGTCTCCAAGTGCAGATGCTCTCCGTGCGCCCGACAACATAGTTGTGGCACCTTTTGGTGATCTCATTCTTTGCGAAGATAAAGGAATTAGTGGTAGTAGCACCGAAAGGCAACGCTTGATAGGCGTAACTCCTCAAGGAGAACTTTATGAGTTTGCCCGTAATGCCTTTGGTAATGGTAGAAGTGAGT
- a CDS encoding PEP-CTERM sorting domain-containing protein — protein sequence MKTPSEFTAIIKKMKNICNQFTAKVAVFAVTSMATLINVSSANAASFELNWTGNNGYSAQGKFSFDDSLLGSVVTKDNLDKFSISFFNPTGNLLRTFDYSFPNPSSSFNFNFNPATNTVLQTGNFDTPTGFDLGDDFNTSLTGPFFYTFADPTQGLDVTTIYLNDGLSTEVCIANGNCGYDFGGRLTATKVPEPGVILGFLGVAALGGFLKKKPASA from the coding sequence ATGAAAACACCATCAGAATTTACTGCTATTATCAAGAAAATGAAAAACATTTGTAACCAATTCACAGCTAAAGTAGCCGTTTTTGCTGTTACTTCAATGGCTACTTTAATCAATGTTTCTAGTGCTAATGCAGCTTCCTTTGAGCTTAACTGGACAGGAAATAACGGTTATTCTGCTCAAGGGAAATTCAGTTTTGACGATAGTTTGCTAGGAAGTGTCGTAACAAAAGATAATCTAGATAAATTCTCAATTTCCTTCTTCAACCCAACAGGAAACTTGTTAAGAACTTTCGATTATAGTTTTCCTAATCCAAGTTCTAGCTTCAATTTCAACTTCAATCCAGCTACAAATACTGTTCTGCAAACAGGTAATTTTGATACACCGACTGGATTTGACCTAGGGGATGACTTCAATACAAGTTTAACAGGTCCCTTTTTCTATACTTTCGCAGATCCTACCCAAGGCTTGGATGTAACCACAATTTACTTGAATGATGGACTTTCTACAGAAGTGTGCATCGCAAATGGAAATTGTGGCTATGATTTTGGTGGCCGGTTGACAGCAACTAAAGTTCCTGAGCCTGGAGTGATTTTAGGTTTCTTGGGTGTTGCTGCTTTGGGCGGATTCTTAAAGAAAAAGCCAGCATCTGCCTAG
- a CDS encoding YheT family hydrolase: MMCHAPYKPAWFLRNGAIATVSTALWGKRYWQNTISHPEPPYQKTVLLGGQDVPIHTWIAIPKNAQSTIVGTYGITGELENEWLMRLLGAKAYAQGFAVVLFDWRGHGKTAELSPTLTSDGLFEGEDFVRIAAAAAAMGCPKPFWFTGYSLGGQLALWGLKKAADLTKEQEYFGLTYIDIAGGTVLCPNLDSVRSLSYLVSYPVGRYFEAAITKNLKSLAWRIHDHHPGSLDPEAIKRANSIWGFDQELVIPQLGFSSVEEYYKASSALQLLPEISKPTLIIYAADDPFFDPAIIPDLQAACADNPLLDLILTRYGGHMGYMSSKQGQQQAQDPDPWWAWNRVLQWLCK; encoded by the coding sequence ATGATGTGTCACGCTCCCTACAAACCAGCTTGGTTTTTACGAAATGGTGCGATCGCTACAGTTTCCACCGCGTTATGGGGAAAACGTTATTGGCAAAACACAATTTCTCATCCAGAGCCACCTTATCAAAAAACCGTGTTGCTGGGTGGGCAAGACGTACCGATTCATACTTGGATTGCTATCCCGAAAAATGCTCAAAGCACGATTGTCGGTACCTATGGGATTACAGGCGAATTAGAGAATGAATGGTTGATGCGATTATTGGGAGCTAAAGCATATGCCCAAGGATTTGCGGTGGTATTGTTTGATTGGCGGGGTCATGGTAAAACAGCAGAATTATCTCCTACTTTGACATCTGATGGTTTGTTTGAGGGGGAAGATTTTGTTCGGATTGCGGCAGCGGCCGCAGCAATGGGATGTCCTAAGCCATTCTGGTTTACAGGGTATTCCCTAGGAGGACAATTGGCACTGTGGGGACTGAAAAAGGCGGCTGATTTGACCAAGGAGCAGGAATATTTTGGTCTGACATACATCGATATTGCTGGGGGTACAGTGTTGTGTCCTAACTTAGATTCGGTGCGATCGCTCAGTTATCTAGTTAGTTATCCTGTTGGTAGATACTTTGAAGCAGCGATCACCAAAAATTTGAAAAGCCTAGCTTGGCGAATCCACGATCATCACCCCGGTAGCCTCGATCCTGAAGCCATTAAACGAGCAAACAGCATCTGGGGTTTTGATCAGGAACTGGTTATTCCCCAACTTGGTTTTTCCTCGGTAGAAGAATACTATAAAGCCAGCAGTGCTTTACAACTGTTACCAGAGATATCAAAACCCACATTAATTATCTACGCTGCTGATGACCCATTTTTTGATCCGGCAATCATACCTGATTTACAAGCCGCTTGTGCTGACAATCCTCTGCTTGATTTGATTCTGACTCGTTATGGTGGTCACATGGGCTATATGAGTAGTAAACAGGGTCAGCAGCAAGCACAAGATCCTGATCCGTGGTGGGCTTGGAATCGGGTTTTACAGTGGCTGTGTAAGTAG
- a CDS encoding response regulator transcription factor — MPRILVIDDDPAISELVAVNLEMAGYDVSQAEDGIKGQALALQLQPDLIMLDLMLPRVDGFTVCQRLRRDERTAEIPVLMLTALSQTQDKVEGFNAGADDYLTKPFEVEEMLARVRALLRRTDRIPQAAKHSEILNYGPLTLVPERFEAIWFHQTVKLTHLEFELLHCLLQRHGQTVSPSEILREVWGYDPDDDIETIRVHIRHLRTKLEPDPRHPRYIKTVYGAGYCLELPSVPPSGEGAATSVVE; from the coding sequence ATGCCGAGGATTCTTGTCATAGACGATGACCCAGCGATTTCAGAACTCGTTGCTGTCAACCTAGAAATGGCTGGCTACGATGTCAGTCAAGCCGAAGATGGAATTAAAGGTCAAGCCCTAGCTCTCCAGCTACAACCAGACTTAATCATGCTTGATCTGATGTTGCCCAGAGTCGATGGATTTACAGTTTGCCAGCGTTTGCGCCGCGATGAACGCACGGCCGAGATACCTGTTTTGATGCTGACTGCCCTCAGTCAAACTCAGGATAAGGTAGAAGGCTTTAATGCTGGCGCAGACGACTATCTGACCAAACCCTTTGAGGTGGAAGAAATGTTGGCACGCGTGCGGGCATTATTGCGACGCACTGATCGCATTCCCCAAGCCGCAAAGCACAGTGAGATTTTGAACTATGGGCCTTTAACTCTAGTTCCAGAGCGATTTGAGGCTATATGGTTCCATCAAACGGTGAAACTCACCCACTTGGAATTTGAACTCCTCCATTGTCTGCTGCAACGTCATGGACAAACCGTTTCCCCCAGCGAAATCTTGAGGGAAGTTTGGGGCTATGATCCAGATGATGATATCGAAACAATTCGAGTCCATATCCGGCATCTAAGAACCAAACTAGAACCAGATCCCCGCCATCCCCGCTATATCAAGACTGTCTACGGTGCGGGATACTGCTTAGAGTTACCCAGCGTTCCACCATCTGGTGAAGGTGCTGCCACCTCAGTAGTTGAATGA
- the chlP gene encoding geranylgeranyl reductase, translating to MTLRVAVVGSGPAGSSAAETLAKAGIETYLFERKLDNAKPCGGAIPLCMVSEFDLPPEIIDRQVRKMKMISPSNREVDINLIKQEEYIGMCRREVLDGFLRNRAAKLGANLINATVHKVDIPSNNTDPYTIHYVDHSEGGLQGVTKTLKVDLIIGADGANSRIAKEMDAGDYNYAIAFQERIRLPQDKMGYYNDLAEMYVGNDVSTDFYAWVFPKYDHVAVGTGTMHVNKASIKQLQAGIRARAAKKLEGGKIIKVEAHPIPEHPRPRRVVGRIALVGDAAGYVTKSSGEGIYFAAKSGRMCAETIVEVSQNGSRIPTENEIKLYLKRWDKKYGLTYKVLDILQTVFYRSDATREAFVEMCADLDVQKLTFDSYLYKTVVPANPITQLKITAKTIGSLIRGNALAP from the coding sequence GTGACACTACGGGTTGCTGTTGTTGGGTCAGGCCCAGCTGGTTCCTCTGCTGCTGAAACACTGGCAAAGGCTGGGATTGAAACCTACCTATTCGAGCGGAAGCTAGATAACGCCAAGCCCTGCGGGGGTGCTATACCCCTGTGTATGGTTAGTGAGTTTGACTTACCACCAGAGATTATCGATCGCCAGGTGCGGAAGATGAAAATGATTTCACCTTCCAATCGTGAGGTTGATATCAATCTAATAAAACAAGAAGAATATATAGGAATGTGCCGCCGCGAAGTGCTAGATGGCTTCTTGCGGAATCGGGCGGCTAAACTCGGCGCAAATTTAATTAATGCCACCGTTCATAAAGTAGATATACCATCAAATAACACCGATCCATATACTATTCACTATGTTGATCATAGTGAAGGCGGTTTACAAGGCGTTACCAAGACCCTCAAAGTAGATTTAATTATTGGGGCAGATGGCGCTAACTCCCGCATTGCCAAGGAAATGGATGCTGGGGATTATAACTATGCGATCGCTTTCCAAGAGCGGATTCGCCTACCCCAAGATAAAATGGGCTACTACAACGACCTAGCCGAAATGTATGTCGGTAATGATGTTTCTACAGACTTTTACGCCTGGGTTTTCCCCAAATATGACCACGTAGCTGTCGGTACTGGCACAATGCACGTCAATAAAGCCAGTATCAAACAGTTACAGGCAGGCATCCGCGCCCGTGCTGCCAAAAAACTAGAAGGCGGTAAAATCATCAAAGTAGAAGCTCACCCCATTCCTGAACATCCCCGCCCACGTCGTGTGGTTGGTCGGATCGCCTTAGTAGGAGATGCAGCTGGCTACGTTACCAAGTCTTCTGGTGAGGGTATTTACTTTGCTGCTAAATCTGGACGGATGTGTGCAGAAACCATTGTGGAAGTTTCCCAAAATGGTAGTCGCATTCCTACAGAAAACGAAATTAAGCTCTATCTCAAGCGTTGGGATAAAAAATATGGACTCACTTACAAAGTCCTAGACATTCTCCAAACAGTCTTCTATCGTTCCGATGCAACCCGTGAGGCATTTGTAGAGATGTGCGCTGACTTGGATGTGCAGAAGCTCACCTTTGATAGCTATTTGTACAAAACAGTCGTCCCAGCTAACCCCATTACCCAATTAAAAATTACTGCCAAGACAATTGGCAGCTTGATTCGTGGTAATGCTTTAGCACCTTAA
- a CDS encoding sulfate/molybdate ABC transporter ATP-binding protein → MGIVVENVSKQFGSFKAVDQVSLEIASGSLVALLGPSGSGKSTLLRLIAGLEMPDSGKILLTGKDATNQSVQERNIGFVFQHYALFKHLTVRQNIAFGLEIRKTPAKKVKGRVEQLLELVQLSGLGDRYPSQLSGGQRQRVALARALAVEPSVLLLDEPFGALDAKVRKDLRAWLRRLHDEVHVTTVFVTHDQEEAMEVSDEVVVMNQGQVEQVGTPAEIYDNPATAFVMSFIGPVNVLPSTSKIFQSSGFDSPHPEVFLRPQDVIIENQANGTTAPATVSRLIHLGWEIQVELTLDDGQVVTAHLTRDRFNELQLEAQQKVYVKPKDAKSFPLYYSI, encoded by the coding sequence GTGGGCATAGTAGTTGAAAATGTATCCAAGCAGTTCGGAAGTTTTAAAGCTGTTGATCAGGTCAGCTTAGAAATCGCCAGTGGTTCATTAGTGGCTTTATTGGGTCCATCGGGATCTGGTAAGTCTACCTTATTGCGTTTAATTGCTGGTTTGGAAATGCCAGATAGTGGCAAAATCTTACTGACGGGTAAGGATGCAACAAATCAAAGTGTACAAGAACGAAACATTGGGTTTGTGTTTCAACACTATGCCCTGTTTAAGCATCTCACGGTACGGCAAAATATTGCTTTTGGTTTAGAAATTCGCAAGACACCAGCTAAAAAAGTTAAAGGTCGAGTAGAACAATTATTAGAATTGGTGCAATTGAGTGGATTAGGCGATCGCTATCCCTCACAACTGTCTGGTGGACAAAGACAGCGTGTAGCTTTAGCCAGAGCCTTAGCAGTAGAACCCAGTGTATTACTACTAGATGAACCCTTTGGGGCGCTGGATGCCAAAGTCCGCAAAGATTTACGTGCTTGGTTGCGTCGTCTTCATGATGAAGTTCATGTGACTACCGTTTTTGTTACCCACGATCAAGAAGAAGCAATGGAAGTCTCTGATGAAGTCGTGGTGATGAATCAAGGACAGGTGGAGCAAGTGGGAACACCAGCAGAAATTTATGATAATCCGGCGACTGCTTTTGTTATGAGTTTCATCGGCCCGGTGAATGTCTTACCTAGCACTTCTAAGATTTTCCAAAGTTCTGGATTTGATTCACCACACCCAGAGGTGTTTTTACGACCCCAGGATGTGATTATTGAAAATCAAGCCAATGGTACTACTGCACCTGCGACAGTCAGCCGATTGATACACTTGGGTTGGGAGATTCAGGTAGAGTTAACCTTAGATGATGGGCAAGTTGTGACTGCTCATTTAACGCGCGATCGCTTCAATGAGTTACAACTGGAAGCACAGCAAAAAGTATATGTAAAACCCAAGGATGCCAAATCCTTCCCGTTATACTATTCCATCTAA
- the hetI gene encoding 4'-phosphopantetheinyl transferase HetI, with product MTWLPAPTDLNLVPDEVHVWQIHLNRTESQLEDLAATLSDDELTRANRFYFPEHRQRFIAGRGILRSILGNYLGIAPEKIKFDYEPRGKPILAEGLQHSGLLFNLSHSDNLALCAVNYTRPIGIDLEYLRGISDIEALAKRFFLPSEYDVVRSLPDEQKQKTFFRYWTCKEAYLKATGDGISQLEQIEIALTPTETARLLKLPAWSLVELVPDNNYVAALAVAGCGWQLKCWQY from the coding sequence ATGACTTGGCTACCTGCACCCACAGATCTAAACTTAGTGCCAGATGAGGTTCATGTTTGGCAAATTCACCTGAATAGAACAGAATCACAGCTAGAAGATTTAGCCGCAACTCTATCTGATGATGAACTCACCCGTGCTAATAGATTTTATTTCCCAGAGCATCGGCAGCGTTTTATTGCGGGTCGCGGTATTCTCAGGAGTATATTAGGTAACTATTTAGGAATTGCGCCAGAAAAAATTAAATTTGATTATGAACCCCGTGGAAAACCAATTTTAGCTGAGGGTTTACAGCATAGTGGTTTGTTGTTTAACTTGTCGCATTCCGACAATTTGGCTTTGTGCGCTGTGAATTACACTCGGCCGATTGGGATAGATTTGGAATATCTCCGTGGAATTTCAGATATAGAAGCCCTGGCTAAAAGGTTTTTTTTACCAAGTGAATATGATGTAGTGCGATCGCTCCCCGATGAGCAAAAACAAAAAACCTTCTTTCGCTACTGGACTTGTAAAGAAGCTTATTTAAAAGCAACTGGTGATGGCATATCCCAGTTAGAACAAATTGAAATAGCACTAACACCCACAGAAACAGCTAGGTTACTGAAATTACCTGCTTGGAGTCTAGTAGAGTTAGTGCCTGATAATAACTATGTTGCTGCTCTTGCCGTGGCGGGTTGTGGCTGGCAGTTAAAGTGTTGGCAGTATTAA
- a CDS encoding SDR family NAD(P)-dependent oxidoreductase, which yields MTTLTGKTVLLTGASRGLGIHIARALAKEQATVVCVSRSRSGLEQTCHAVNAAGGRAIAIPFDITKVGELSALTQQVQSTVGPVDILINNAGIEIISAFANYSLAEIHSVFNTNLLATMELTRLLLPNMMERGSGRIVNIASLAGKKGIAFNSIYSASKASLIMWTDAVRQELAGSGVHISAVCPGYVSHTGMTVDPRVPAPKLAGVTTPKGIANAVMRAVKGNPAEIIVNQNPITEGLTKLMLAMGQISPTAVDQLYQWLGIVNFNQIRAGNRANLKCAAVGRA from the coding sequence ATGACAACTCTCACAGGTAAGACAGTGCTGTTGACCGGTGCCTCACGCGGTCTAGGTATACACATTGCTCGTGCGTTAGCAAAAGAGCAAGCAACTGTAGTATGTGTTTCGCGTTCCCGTTCAGGATTAGAGCAAACTTGTCATGCAGTCAATGCAGCAGGTGGTAGAGCGATCGCTATTCCTTTTGATATTACTAAAGTAGGGGAATTATCAGCTCTCACCCAGCAGGTTCAGTCAACTGTCGGCCCCGTTGATATTTTAATCAACAATGCTGGCATAGAAATCATTAGTGCGTTTGCCAATTACTCTCTCGCGGAAATTCATTCTGTCTTCAACACTAACCTCTTGGCTACTATGGAATTAACTCGTTTATTACTCCCCAACATGATGGAACGAGGTAGTGGCCGCATTGTTAACATTGCTTCACTGGCTGGTAAAAAGGGTATTGCTTTTAACAGCATTTACTCTGCTAGTAAAGCAAGTTTGATTATGTGGACTGATGCCGTCCGTCAAGAATTAGCTGGTAGTGGTGTCCATATTTCGGCAGTTTGTCCGGGATATGTCTCTCACACTGGTATGACTGTTGATCCTCGTGTACCTGCACCTAAATTAGCAGGTGTGACGACACCCAAAGGTATAGCTAACGCTGTTATGCGTGCCGTTAAAGGCAACCCAGCAGAAATTATTGTCAATCAAAATCCGATTACGGAAGGTTTGACAAAATTGATGCTGGCTATGGGACAAATTTCTCCAACTGCGGTTGATCAACTTTATCAGTGGTTAGGTATAGTGAATTTCAACCAAATTAGAGCAGGAAATAGAGCTAATCTCAAGTGTGCGGCCGTTGGCCGTGCTTAA
- a CDS encoding thioester reductase domain-containing protein has product MTVKQSYSAAEIQAWMVSHLAEVLGVDADEIDPSVNLESYGLDSAQAMTMVSQLEKLLGFQPSPLLLWHYPTIESLSQRLAEELEEGAEVQDTGVSRSTNTASLSDTPVLDLQAEAVLDPTIHPGGAIPVALPITQPKKVFLTGGTGFLGAFIIRELLKQTQAEIYCLVRAANLEEGKVKLQKNLEGYAIWQDEYESRIIPVVGDLSEPLLGLSSTQFQTLAAEIDTIYHSGALLNYVFPYSALKAANVLGTQEVLRLACQVKVKPVHYVSSVAVFEAPFYAGKVVKEDDDFSHWEGIYLGYSQTKWVAEKLVKIASDRGLPVTIHRPPLIAGDSETGIGNTHDFINLMVKGCLQMGYFPEVEYMLDMSPVDYVSKAIVHLSMQKDAIGQAFHLQHPQPVGLDVLVDWVRSFGYDINIIPYEEWQAKLIESATSTDNPLYTLRPFLLERWSDEQLTIPDLYLKARRPHISCEETVKALAGSDVACAPIDGKLFMTYTAYLIQSGFLTLG; this is encoded by the coding sequence ATGACTGTCAAACAATCTTATAGTGCAGCCGAAATTCAAGCTTGGATGGTTTCTCACCTCGCTGAAGTTCTTGGTGTAGACGCTGATGAAATTGACCCCAGCGTAAATTTAGAAAGCTATGGTTTGGATTCTGCTCAAGCCATGACTATGGTGAGTCAATTAGAAAAATTATTAGGGTTTCAACCATCACCTTTATTATTGTGGCATTATCCCACAATTGAATCTTTATCTCAGCGTTTAGCTGAAGAATTGGAAGAAGGCGCAGAGGTACAAGATACAGGTGTTAGTCGTTCAACAAATACTGCTAGCCTCTCTGATACCCCTGTTTTGGATTTACAGGCTGAAGCTGTTCTTGATCCCACTATTCATCCTGGTGGTGCTATTCCTGTTGCTTTACCTATCACTCAACCTAAGAAGGTATTCTTAACTGGTGGTACTGGCTTTTTAGGTGCTTTTATTATTCGGGAATTGCTCAAACAAACCCAAGCAGAAATCTATTGTTTGGTGCGTGCGGCTAACTTGGAAGAAGGCAAAGTTAAGCTGCAAAAGAATTTAGAAGGTTACGCAATTTGGCAGGATGAATATGAATCTAGAATTATTCCTGTCGTTGGTGATTTATCGGAACCTTTGTTGGGTTTGAGTTCTACACAATTCCAAACTTTAGCAGCAGAAATTGACACTATTTACCATAGTGGTGCGTTGTTAAATTATGTCTTCCCTTATTCAGCACTGAAAGCAGCTAACGTTCTGGGAACTCAAGAAGTTTTGCGCTTGGCTTGTCAAGTGAAAGTTAAGCCTGTGCATTATGTTTCTAGTGTGGCGGTGTTTGAAGCTCCTTTCTATGCTGGTAAAGTTGTGAAGGAAGATGATGATTTTAGCCACTGGGAAGGTATTTATTTGGGTTACTCCCAAACTAAGTGGGTAGCAGAAAAGTTAGTGAAAATTGCGAGCGATCGCGGTTTACCTGTTACCATTCATAGACCCCCCCTCATCGCCGGTGACAGCGAAACTGGTATCGGTAACACCCACGACTTTATCAACCTGATGGTTAAGGGTTGTCTACAGATGGGATATTTCCCCGAAGTGGAATATATGCTCGATATGTCCCCTGTAGATTATGTTAGTAAAGCGATCGTACATCTATCTATGCAAAAAGATGCGATCGGTCAAGCTTTCCACTTACAACATCCCCAACCAGTAGGATTGGATGTTTTAGTTGATTGGGTACGCTCTTTCGGTTATGACATTAATATCATTCCCTACGAAGAATGGCAAGCGAAGTTAATTGAGAGTGCCACTTCTACAGATAATCCTTTATACACTTTGCGGCCTTTCCTCTTAGAGCGTTGGTCTGATGAGCAACTCACTATTCCCGATTTGTACCTAAAAGCTAGAAGACCTCATATTAGTTGTGAAGAAACTGTTAAGGCTTTGGCTGGTAGTGATGTTGCTTGCGCGCCAATTGATGGGAAGTTATTTATGACTTACACGGCGTATTTAATTCAGAGTGGTTTTTTGACTCTGGGTTAA
- a CDS encoding PfaD family polyunsaturated fatty acid/polyketide biosynthesis protein, which produces MTTVDTFINKYDNGLGFSSHIYNHNLVWKGALDCVAFEETDIKNKLLALDKPCYIVKLAGKVGVTNDGYLAPAEHGTAGQLELITSIPPIKSQQLGDPSFLSFYGVKYAYMTGAMASGIASEEMVIALGREHILSSFGAGGLLPERIEAAIHKIQQALPHQPYAFNLIHSPNDMAVERQAVDLYLKYGVRIVEASAFLDLTPNIVYYRVAGLSLNDANQIEIKNKVIAKISRREVASKFMQPAPPKMLQELLQQGLITELQAKLAAKVPMADDITVEADSGGHTDNRPLVCLLPSLIALRDEIQAQYHYPQPIRIGAAGGIATPESALAAFMMGAAYVVTGSVNQACVESGACEHTKKLLAQAEMADVTMAPAGDMFEMGVKVQVLKRGTMFPMRAQKLYELYRTYNSIEEIPLAEREKLEKQVFRKTIAEAWEGTAAYLSQKNPEKLGKAVNNPKLKMAVIFRWYLGLSSRWSTTGEKGREVDYQIWCGPAMGSFNDWVRGSYLEEAHNRHVVDVANHIMTGAAFLYRIQSLKLQGMQIPDSYIQYRPVRS; this is translated from the coding sequence GTGACGACCGTGGATACATTTATAAATAAATATGATAATGGTCTGGGATTTTCCAGCCATATCTACAATCACAATCTCGTCTGGAAAGGTGCTTTAGATTGTGTAGCTTTTGAAGAAACAGATATCAAAAATAAATTACTGGCTTTAGATAAACCTTGTTACATTGTCAAACTTGCAGGGAAAGTTGGTGTAACTAATGATGGTTATTTAGCTCCAGCCGAACACGGTACAGCCGGACAATTAGAACTAATCACATCAATTCCACCCATCAAAAGCCAACAACTCGGCGACCCTAGTTTCCTCTCATTTTATGGTGTGAAATATGCCTACATGACTGGTGCAATGGCTAGCGGTATTGCTTCCGAAGAAATGGTGATTGCATTGGGTAGAGAGCATATTTTAAGTTCTTTTGGTGCGGGTGGTTTACTTCCTGAAAGAATAGAAGCAGCCATTCATAAAATTCAACAAGCGTTACCTCATCAACCCTACGCCTTTAATTTAATTCACAGTCCTAATGATATGGCAGTTGAACGCCAGGCTGTGGATTTATATTTAAAATATGGTGTGAGAATTGTTGAAGCTTCCGCATTTTTAGACTTAACTCCCAACATTGTTTATTACCGTGTTGCGGGATTAAGTTTAAATGATGCTAACCAAATTGAAATCAAAAATAAAGTCATTGCGAAAATTTCTCGCCGCGAAGTAGCGAGTAAATTTATGCAGCCAGCACCACCAAAAATGCTGCAAGAATTGCTGCAACAAGGTTTAATTACTGAGTTGCAAGCTAAACTAGCGGCGAAAGTTCCAATGGCTGATGATATTACTGTGGAAGCTGATTCTGGCGGACATACTGATAATCGTCCCTTGGTTTGTTTACTCCCTTCACTAATTGCTTTAAGGGATGAAATTCAAGCTCAATATCATTATCCTCAACCCATTAGAATTGGTGCAGCCGGTGGAATTGCTACCCCAGAATCAGCCTTAGCAGCTTTTATGATGGGTGCTGCTTATGTAGTTACTGGTTCAGTCAATCAAGCTTGTGTTGAATCTGGTGCTTGTGAGCATACCAAAAAACTATTAGCACAAGCGGAAATGGCTGATGTAACTATGGCTCCCGCCGGCGATATGTTTGAAATGGGTGTGAAGGTACAAGTGCTGAAACGGGGTACGATGTTCCCCATGCGCGCGCAAAAGTTGTACGAATTGTACCGCACTTATAACTCTATTGAAGAAATTCCTTTGGCAGAAAGGGAGAAGTTAGAAAAACAAGTTTTCCGTAAAACTATTGCTGAGGCTTGGGAAGGAACTGCTGCTTATTTATCACAAAAAAATCCTGAGAAATTAGGCAAAGCAGTTAACAATCCTAAACTCAAAATGGCTGTAATCTTTAGATGGTATTTAGGATTATCTTCTCGTTGGTCTACTACTGGTGAAAAAGGTAGAGAAGTAGATTATCAAATTTGGTGCGGCCCAGCAATGGGAAGTTTTAATGACTGGGTGCGTGGTTCTTATTTAGAGGAAGCACATAATCGCCATGTTGTTGATGTTGCTAATCACATTATGACAGGAGCAGCGTTTTTATATCGCATTCAAAGTTTGAAATTGCAAGGAATGCAAATCCCCGATTCCTATATTCAATATCGCCCAGTTCGTTCTTAA